From one Lycium ferocissimum isolate CSIRO_LF1 chromosome 7, AGI_CSIRO_Lferr_CH_V1, whole genome shotgun sequence genomic stretch:
- the LOC132063896 gene encoding uncharacterized protein LOC132063896, translating to MYMSINFSTNQIDKVPREVWPWDVWNIRQPLLSHGNKESWNYGNLKTDNSIGGLNIPSPYQTNWLAVIDRAGAVLASFQQYTTATRLKLYYANPQLMSLTMQTPNDVVMQRFKRL from the exons ATGTACATGTCTATCAACTTTTCAACCAATCAAATTGATAAAGTTCCAAGGGAAGTTTGGCCTTGGGATGTCTGGAATATTCGTCAGCCACTACTGAGCCATGGAAACAAAGAAAGTTGGAACTATGGGAACTTGAAGACGGACAATTCAATAGGTGGATTGAACATTCCATCACCTTACCAGACGAACTGGTTAGCTGTAATAGATAGAGCTGGTGCAGTTTTGGCAAGCTTTCAACAG TATACAACAGCGACTCGCTTGAAGCTTTACTATGCAAACCCCCAACTGATGAGCTTGACTATGCAAACCCCCAATGATGTCGTTATGCAGCGTTTCAAACGCCTGTGA